One Rhodoferax sp. GW822-FHT02A01 genomic window, GAGCACCGAGGCCCAGTTCCGCCTGGGCATGCTGTTCGCCTTCGGTCGCGGCGTACCCGAGAGCCAGGAATTGGCTGCGTCACTGTTCTCGCTAGCCGCCAATCAGGGGCATGCACTGGCCCTCGCCATGCTCGACACCATCCGCATGACCAGCAACACCCTGCCCGACTGCGTGATGCAGGCTTCTGCACCGCCCAGGGGCTCCAGACCTGGCGCCACGGATGCACTCGTCGCTGGCATTGACAAGCACCTGGACGATCTGCCCAGGAACCGACGCTGGATCATCGATCTGGTGGGCACCCAGGCGCGCTGGAACGCGGTGGACCCGCGCCTGATCCTGAGCATCATCGCCGCCGAGTCCAACTTCGAGACGACGGCCACCTCACCCAAATCGGCCATGGGTCTGATGCAGCTGATTCCGGCCACGGCCGAGCGCTTCAATGTGCAGAGCGCCTACAACGCGACGCAGAACATCCGGGCCGGCCTGAGCTATGTGCGCTGGCTGCTGTCGTACTACCAGGGGGACCTGAAGCTGGCACTGGCGGCCTACAACTCCGGCGAAGGTGTGGTGGACCGGTACAAGGGCATTCCGCCCTTCAAGGAAACCAGGGCCTATGTGCAGAAGGTGATCGCCCTGTATGGCAAGGCCACACATCCATTCGACGACAAGGCTGGCAAGGTCTCGCCCATTCTGGGCAAGCTCATCCGTTACTGAGGAGTGGCTGCGGGCTCTATCCGCATGGGGATGGTGATAGGGCCGTCATTCACCAGCTCGACAGCCATCTCGGTTGCAAAGCGGCCGGTCTGCACGATGGGATGCGCCGCCCGTGCCTGAGCCACAAAGTGGTCAAACAGCTGGCGCCCCAGATCCGGAGCCGCTGCGTTGGTAAAACTCGGACGGTTGCCGCCGCGTAGGTCGGCCGCCAGGGTGAACTGGCTCACGATCAGCAAGCCGCCCTGGGTGCCCTGGCCGTCGATGTTCTGGATGCTCAGGTTCATCTTGCCTTGGGCGTCGCCGAACACGCGCAGCTTCAGCAGCTTGGCCAGCAGCTTGTCCGCCTCCGTGGTGGTGTCCCCCTGCTCGGCGCACACCAGCACCAGAAAGCCACGCCCGATCTCGCCGACAATTTCGCCCTCCACGGTGACCTTGGCGCGACTGACGCGCTGTACCAGAGCCAGCATGCAGTGTGTTACGACAGCGTGACGCGGGCGAACTTGCGCTTGCCCACCTGCAGCACATAGGTGCCGGCAGAAAGCTTGAGGCCCTTGTCGCTCACCACATTGCTGTCGATACGCACACCACCGCCGTCTATTAGGCGATTGCCTTCACCGCTGGAGGCCGCAAGCCCCGCGGACTTGAGCAGCGCACCGATGCCCACGGCAGCACCGCCCTCGCCCAATGGCAGGCTGATTTCCTGAATCTCGTCCGGAATGCCGCCCTTGCTGCGGTTGATGAAGTCCTGCTCGGCGGCTTCGGCCGCGGCTGCCGAGTGAAAGCGCGCGGTGATTTCCTTGGCCAGCGCCACCTTGGCGTCCTTGGGATTGCGGCCCGCTTCCACCTCGGCCTTGAGCTTGGCAATGGCTGCCTCGGACTGGAAGCTCAACAGCGTGTACCACTTCCACATCAGCACATCGGAAATACTCAGCACCTTGGCAAACATGGTGTTGGGCTCTTCGGAAATGCCGATGTAGTTGTTCTTGCTCTTGGACATCTTGTCCACGCCGTCCGTTCCCTCCAGCAGCGGCATGGTCAGAATGCACTGCGGCTCCTGACCGTACTCGGCCTGCAGATGGCGACCCATCAGCAGGTTGAACTTCTGGTCGGTGCCCCCCAGCTCCAGGTCGCTCTTGAGCGCCACGCTGTCATTGCCTTGCATCAACGGGTACAGGAACTCGTGCACGGCGATGGGCGTGCCGGCGGTGTAGCGCTGGTGGAAGTCATTGCGTTCCATCATGCGCGCCACGGTGTAGCGCGATGCCAGCTGGATCATGCCGCGGGCGCCCAGCGGATCGCTCCACTCACTGTTGTAGCGGATCTCGGTCTTGCTCGGATCCAGCACCAGACTGGCCTGCTTGTAGTAGGTCTCGGCGTTGACCTTGATCTGTTCGGCTGTGAGCGGCGGGCGCGTGCTGTTGCGGCCCGAAGGGTCACCAATCATGCTGGTGAAGTCACCAATCAGGAAAATGACCGTGTGGCCAAGATCCTGCAACTGGCGCATCTTGTTGAGCACCACCGTGTGTCCGATGTGGATGTCCGGCGCAGTGGGGTCCAGCCCCAGCTTGATGCGCAGCGGCTTGCCCGTCGACTCGGATCTGATCAGCTTCTTGACCCAATCATCCTGGGGAATGAGCTCTTCGCAACCACGCAGCGTCACCGCCAGGGCCGCTCGAACAACGTCAGATATCACAATATGGGAGTTTGAGGCTTGATTCATAAGGGTTTTCAGGCGGACCGGTCGGCCAGTGGCCGCTATACTGCGGAGTCAGTCCTGCAACGTGCAAGGGACTTGCGACTGGATTTTAGTCGCCCTTGCCATGCCCCCCTGGAGCACCTAACTTGATACGCGCCATCGAACGCACTGTGAAAGAGCTGTGGGCCGACGCTGCTGCACTGCTGTCACGCCACCCCAAACGAATCGCTGCCGTCTTCACCGCCTTTCTGCTGACTGGAACCGGATTGACATATGCCGTAGCCAATCTGGCTCCAGACGCATCGGACCTCCCCGTTCACAACATCACCGAATCGCTGGCTACGCCGCTGCTGGACCAGCAGATTGACGCCATTCAGAACCAGGCGCTGAAGCTGTACCGCTCGGACTTCACCCGCTCCACCGACACGGCCGAAACGCTGCTCAAGCGTGTGGGGATTTTTGACCCCCAGGCGGCCGCCTTTTTGCGCACCAATCCGTTGGTGCAAAAGAATCTGTTGGGCCGCGTAGGCCGTGCGGTGACGGCAGAGGCGAGCGGAAGCAACGGCCTGCTCAAGCTACAAGCCCGCTGGAGTCCGGATGAAGATGGCACTTTCAAACGCCTTACGGTGGAAAAGACAGACACGGGCTTTACCTCGCGCCTGGAAACCCTGCCCCTGGTCGCCTCTTCGCGCATGGCTAGCGGCGTCATCTCTACCAACCTGTTTGCAGCCACGGACGAAGCCCGGATCCCCGATTCCGTGGCCAACCAGCTGGCCGACATCTTCTCCGGCGACATCGACTTCCACCGCGCCCTGCGCAAGGGCGACCGGTTTTCCGTCGTGTACGAGACGCTTGAAGGCGATGGCGAACCGCTGCG contains:
- the dtd gene encoding D-aminoacyl-tRNA deacylase, which codes for MLALVQRVSRAKVTVEGEIVGEIGRGFLVLVCAEQGDTTTEADKLLAKLLKLRVFGDAQGKMNLSIQNIDGQGTQGGLLIVSQFTLAADLRGGNRPSFTNAAAPDLGRQLFDHFVAQARAAHPIVQTGRFATEMAVELVNDGPITIPMRIEPAATPQ
- the tyrS gene encoding tyrosine--tRNA ligase, with amino-acid sequence MNQASNSHIVISDVVRAALAVTLRGCEELIPQDDWVKKLIRSESTGKPLRIKLGLDPTAPDIHIGHTVVLNKMRQLQDLGHTVIFLIGDFTSMIGDPSGRNSTRPPLTAEQIKVNAETYYKQASLVLDPSKTEIRYNSEWSDPLGARGMIQLASRYTVARMMERNDFHQRYTAGTPIAVHEFLYPLMQGNDSVALKSDLELGGTDQKFNLLMGRHLQAEYGQEPQCILTMPLLEGTDGVDKMSKSKNNYIGISEEPNTMFAKVLSISDVLMWKWYTLLSFQSEAAIAKLKAEVEAGRNPKDAKVALAKEITARFHSAAAAEAAEQDFINRSKGGIPDEIQEISLPLGEGGAAVGIGALLKSAGLAASSGEGNRLIDGGGVRIDSNVVSDKGLKLSAGTYVLQVGKRKFARVTLS
- a CDS encoding transglycosylase SLT domain-containing protein, which codes for MHMLARTCVWLLVLGWGSAVCAASPDSDATQLPPAVALLLQKAQEDEQNPDTYEGMWQAANRYCTASRMGSTEAQFRLGMLFAFGRGVPESQELAASLFSLAANQGHALALAMLDTIRMTSNTLPDCVMQASAPPRGSRPGATDALVAGIDKHLDDLPRNRRWIIDLVGTQARWNAVDPRLILSIIAAESNFETTATSPKSAMGLMQLIPATAERFNVQSAYNATQNIRAGLSYVRWLLSYYQGDLKLALAAYNSGEGVVDRYKGIPPFKETRAYVQKVIALYGKATHPFDDKAGKVSPILGKLIRY
- a CDS encoding M23 family metallopeptidase, which codes for MIRAIERTVKELWADAAALLSRHPKRIAAVFTAFLLTGTGLTYAVANLAPDASDLPVHNITESLATPLLDQQIDAIQNQALKLYRSDFTRSTDTAETLLKRVGIFDPQAAAFLRTNPLVQKNLLGRVGRAVTAEASGSNGLLKLQARWSPDEDGTFKRLTVEKTDTGFTSRLETLPLVASSRMASGVISTNLFAATDEARIPDSVANQLADIFSGDIDFHRALRKGDRFSVVYETLEGDGEPLRAGRVLSTEFVNGGKSYQAMWFEDPESAVRGVHKGGYYTLAGESLKRAFLASPMEFSRITSGFKMRFHPILQVWKAHLGVDYAAAVGTPVRSVGDGVVEFAGVQNGYGNVVKIKHQGQISTVYAHLSRINVRVGQSVAQSQTIGLVGMTGWATGPHLHFEYRVNGVYQDPQTIARRNDTQPLATAMRPLFDKAAAQARDALAAARQTQLTSIE